A DNA window from Clostridium pasteurianum contains the following coding sequences:
- a CDS encoding methyl-accepting chemotaxis protein, with amino-acid sequence MSIKKKLSITILGLVAFAIILVSSVICINEINTINEQSKGEMASVSRQCVDNILSVVDKEKSLTSLIASTNSVADLIEKNPNGQISPQVDANNKWLQGFVKNSGDLLHTCILDGNLKDISDSDTSFIGKNCGDNAYIKKALSGKTVVSGIINSNKSKKPVVIFASPIIKNGKVIGVAASSFEGVSFSKYLKDVKTNSSPSSYVYMVDSNENILYNKKRATDIGKVIGKGKMKDIVAKLANGEAPTKDYLQYTDAYATKVVYYYQIPNLKWTLVFVSLKSEMLSSVMRSIYMSVVLSILLMAAACVIGMIISKRIANPIIDISTLADDTSKLNLIENRKYAKYADSKDEIGTIYNSVAQIRITFRKLVKQLVEVSANINNNADSVKQMTKELKSYADDTSKETESLSAGMEENSATVEEISASTGEVSTSVSSISAKASEGTNLTTNITNMSIKLKDSSVNSKKSADDIYVKVKSELQNAIKSSEAVKEIDSLANSILQITEQTNLLSLNAAIEAARAGEAGKGFAVVANEVKSLAEQSSDMANKIQRVVKDVKSSVKSLSGESNKLLKFVDENVYGDYDNFINSAEKYSQNAEKTNSLMNEFSATSKELNSSIESISEAISQIAVVVNNGAGEVGNIAEKSLNIVEKVKLIENNVEQNKQNAEKLQSVVSKFKI; translated from the coding sequence ATGTCAATAAAGAAAAAATTATCAATTACCATTTTAGGTTTAGTGGCTTTCGCAATTATTTTGGTAAGTTCAGTTATATGTATAAATGAAATTAACACAATAAACGAGCAAAGCAAGGGCGAAATGGCATCAGTATCAAGACAATGTGTAGATAATATTTTATCTGTAGTCGATAAAGAAAAATCATTAACCTCCTTAATTGCATCAACAAATTCAGTAGCAGATTTAATTGAAAAAAATCCAAATGGACAGATATCACCTCAAGTTGATGCAAATAATAAATGGTTACAGGGCTTCGTGAAAAATTCGGGTGACTTATTACATACGTGCATTTTAGACGGAAATCTTAAAGACATATCCGATAGTGATACTTCATTTATTGGAAAAAACTGTGGAGATAATGCTTATATAAAAAAAGCTCTTTCTGGAAAAACTGTTGTAAGTGGAATAATAAATTCTAACAAATCAAAAAAACCAGTAGTGATATTTGCAAGTCCTATAATTAAAAACGGAAAAGTTATAGGTGTTGCTGCATCATCATTTGAGGGGGTTAGCTTCTCTAAATACTTAAAAGACGTTAAAACCAATAGTTCACCTTCAAGTTACGTATATATGGTAGATAGCAATGAAAATATATTATACAATAAAAAAAGAGCTACAGATATTGGGAAAGTTATAGGCAAAGGAAAAATGAAAGATATAGTAGCTAAATTAGCTAATGGAGAAGCTCCTACAAAAGATTACTTGCAATATACAGACGCTTATGCCACTAAAGTTGTATATTATTATCAAATTCCTAATTTAAAATGGACTTTAGTTTTTGTATCATTGAAATCAGAAATGTTATCCTCTGTCATGAGATCAATATACATGTCAGTAGTTCTTTCAATTTTACTTATGGCAGCAGCCTGTGTTATTGGAATGATAATTTCAAAGAGAATTGCTAATCCAATAATAGATATATCAACCTTAGCTGATGATACATCAAAATTGAATTTAATAGAAAATAGGAAATATGCCAAGTATGCTGACTCAAAAGATGAAATAGGTACTATTTACAATTCTGTGGCCCAAATTAGAATTACCTTCAGAAAACTTGTAAAGCAGCTCGTAGAAGTTTCAGCTAACATAAATAATAATGCTGACTCAGTAAAACAAATGACAAAAGAACTTAAATCCTATGCTGATGACACATCAAAAGAAACAGAAAGTTTATCCGCTGGCATGGAAGAAAATTCAGCAACTGTAGAAGAAATATCAGCTTCTACTGGTGAAGTAAGTACATCTGTTTCGTCTATATCAGCAAAAGCAAGTGAAGGAACAAATTTAACAACTAATATAACTAATATGTCAATAAAACTAAAGGATTCTTCTGTAAACTCAAAGAAATCAGCTGATGATATATATGTAAAAGTTAAATCCGAACTCCAAAATGCCATTAAAAGTTCTGAGGCTGTAAAGGAAATAGATAGTTTGGCTAATTCAATTCTACAGATAACTGAACAAACCAATTTGCTTTCACTAAATGCGGCAATAGAAGCTGCCAGAGCAGGTGAAGCTGGAAAGGGTTTTGCTGTTGTTGCCAATGAAGTCAAATCCTTAGCTGAACAGTCAAGTGACATGGCAAATAAAATCCAAAGAGTAGTCAAAGATGTAAAGTCATCTGTTAAATCTTTAAGCGGCGAATCAAATAAATTACTAAAATTTGTAGACGAAAATGTATATGGTGATTATGATAATTTTATAAATTCTGCTGAAAAATACAGCCAGAATGCTGAAAAAACAAATAGCCTAATGAATGAATTCAGTGCAACCTCAAAAGAATTAAATTCATCTATAGAAAGTATTTCTGAGGCCATATCACAAATTGCAGTAGTAGTAAATAACGGTGCAGGTGAAGTTGGAAATATAGCAGAAAAATCACTTAATATTGTAGAAAAGGTTAAACTTATTGAAAATAACGTAGAACAAAATAAACAAAATGCTGAAAAACTTCAAAGCGTAGTAAGCAAGTTTAAAATCTGA
- a CDS encoding glycosyltransferase family 2 protein, which produces MNSSILYLVIPCYNEESVLNETAKRLKEKMTTIIENSLISDKSKVMFVNDGSKDNTWNMIEEFHEQDDLFLGLKLSRNRGHQNALLAGLMEAKEHADIIISMDADLQDDINVIDKFVAEYYKGSDIVYGVRSSRKKDTFFKKFTAEGFYKLMKALGVDIVFNHADYRLMSKRALYALENFKEVNLFLRGIVPLIGFKSSIVEYERNERFAGESKYPLKKMLSFAVDGITSFSVKPIRFIGVLGGIIFTFSLIFLIYSIIEKLTGHTVVGWTSIVCSIWMLGGVQLLCLGVIGEYIGKIYKEVKARPMYIIEKKLLAEDEKQSNSILKH; this is translated from the coding sequence TTGAATAGTAGTATTTTATATCTCGTAATTCCTTGCTATAATGAAGAAAGCGTACTTAATGAAACTGCGAAACGATTAAAAGAGAAAATGACGACAATAATAGAAAATAGCTTGATTTCAGATAAAAGTAAAGTAATGTTCGTAAATGATGGCTCTAAAGACAATACGTGGAATATGATAGAAGAATTTCATGAACAAGACGATCTATTTCTTGGACTTAAGCTCTCAAGGAATAGGGGACATCAAAATGCACTTCTAGCAGGACTTATGGAAGCCAAAGAACATGCTGACATTATTATATCCATGGATGCAGATCTTCAGGATGATATAAATGTTATTGATAAATTTGTTGCAGAATATTATAAAGGCAGCGATATTGTTTATGGCGTAAGATCCAGCAGAAAAAAGGATACATTTTTTAAGAAATTTACAGCAGAAGGTTTTTATAAATTAATGAAAGCTTTAGGAGTGGATATTGTATTTAATCATGCAGACTATAGGCTTATGAGCAAAAGAGCTTTATACGCTTTAGAAAATTTTAAAGAGGTAAATCTTTTTTTAAGAGGAATTGTACCTTTAATTGGATTTAAATCTTCAATTGTAGAGTATGAAAGAAATGAAAGATTTGCAGGTGAATCTAAGTATCCACTGAAAAAGATGCTTAGTTTTGCAGTAGACGGTATTACTTCTTTTAGTGTAAAGCCAATTAGGTTTATAGGTGTTCTTGGTGGAATAATATTTACATTTAGTTTGATATTTTTAATATATTCAATTATTGAGAAGTTAACTGGTCACACGGTCGTTGGATGGACGAGCATTGTATGTTCCATATGGATGCTTGGAGGTGTACAGTTATTATGCCTGGGTGTTATTGGTGAGTACATAGGGAAAATATATAAAGAGGTTAAGGCAAGGCCTATGTATATAATTGAAAAGAAATTACTGGCTGAGGATGAAAAACAAAGTAACAGTATTTTAAAACATTAA
- a CDS encoding YfhO family protein yields MTKLNLKNYYVKAFILGILTASIIIIPFIICGHGILHIVDDFNLQQIPFNIQSNLSIKSGNIGWNWNNDLGSSFIGSYSFYTLGSVFFWISMLFPAYSFPYLIGPLLILKFAVAVLTAFAFMKRFVKNKNYAILGGLLYAFSGFQIINMMFNHFNDVTALFPLLLIALEEFVINDRKVIFALVVALSALTNFFFFIGEVVFLIIYFFCRLFEVKFRSRMNLKKFLLLIFEGILGVGISCTLFIPSIMFTLKNPRVHGILKGIHAILYSGVIDYLNIIKAVLMPAEIASSKATFMQANFNSTEAFIPVFGLILVFAYIWHNKKSWLSIALYVCTIFALVPVLNTAFTAFNPTYYSRWFYMFVMLMALASVKALDERHVDYKKGLVSTIMLWLIFTGMTFYARFYKEITIVYNRKQFAFYIALAITGFLITFVLLKLKSTHKDISKVSIILVIIFAAITGMYNIHGNEKLYPSPKRYNNIYELSSKKVKLPKTYDYRIDNLACYLNINLMWNVPSIQSFNSTISGSLFDFYSSVNVPRLVMTQPPYKYYGLRPFLSVKYTAVTKGYSKLKMLRYFGKMKLPDVSLYEETPYYYIYKNNDFIPFGYTFDKYITQEDYNKTNPNIRHLEVLKALVLNDSQANQYGSSMSRISDSDLNNVSKSQYKKDVEDRKKESSYYFKRDGDGFTSKIKLKKSNLVFFSVPYDEDWSAQVNGKWVNVEKVDSGLMAVKGEAGNNTIHFMYTNKGLKIGKRITFLSIIILLIYACILKFYYAFKKAVKSF; encoded by the coding sequence ATGACTAAGTTAAATTTAAAAAATTATTACGTGAAAGCATTTATTTTAGGAATCTTAACTGCTTCAATAATTATAATTCCGTTTATAATATGTGGACATGGGATACTTCATATAGTAGATGATTTTAATTTACAGCAGATACCTTTTAATATTCAATCAAATTTGTCAATAAAGAGCGGAAATATAGGATGGAACTGGAATAATGATTTAGGCAGTAGTTTTATAGGCTCATATAGCTTTTATACTCTTGGAAGTGTGTTTTTTTGGATTTCAATGTTATTTCCTGCGTATTCTTTTCCATATTTAATAGGACCCCTTTTAATTTTAAAATTTGCAGTTGCAGTTTTAACAGCTTTTGCTTTTATGAAAAGATTTGTTAAAAATAAAAATTATGCAATTTTAGGGGGACTTCTTTACGCTTTCTCTGGCTTTCAAATAATAAACATGATGTTTAACCATTTTAATGATGTCACGGCTTTATTTCCACTGTTACTTATAGCATTAGAAGAATTTGTTATAAATGATAGAAAGGTTATTTTTGCTTTAGTAGTAGCTTTAAGTGCATTAACAAATTTTTTCTTTTTTATAGGAGAAGTAGTTTTTCTAATTATATATTTCTTTTGTAGACTTTTTGAGGTTAAGTTCAGAAGTAGAATGAATTTAAAAAAGTTTTTATTACTTATTTTTGAAGGTATTCTAGGTGTAGGGATAAGCTGCACTCTATTTATTCCTTCTATTATGTTTACCTTAAAAAATCCTAGAGTTCATGGTATTTTAAAGGGGATACATGCTATACTATATTCAGGTGTTATAGATTATTTGAATATAATAAAGGCTGTATTAATGCCTGCTGAAATAGCATCTTCTAAGGCAACTTTTATGCAAGCAAATTTTAATTCTACAGAAGCTTTTATACCTGTTTTTGGGTTGATACTGGTATTTGCATATATATGGCATAATAAAAAGAGCTGGCTTTCTATAGCTTTATATGTTTGTACAATTTTTGCATTAGTACCTGTTTTAAATACAGCTTTTACGGCGTTTAATCCAACGTATTATAGCAGATGGTTCTATATGTTTGTGATGTTAATGGCATTAGCTTCTGTAAAGGCTTTAGATGAAAGACATGTGGATTATAAAAAGGGACTTGTGTCTACCATAATGTTATGGTTAATATTCACGGGCATGACGTTTTATGCACGATTTTATAAGGAAATTACAATTGTATACAATAGGAAGCAATTTGCGTTTTATATAGCTCTTGCCATTACGGGATTTTTAATAACTTTTGTTTTACTAAAATTAAAAAGTACACATAAGGATATTTCTAAAGTGTCAATTATATTGGTTATCATTTTTGCAGCTATTACTGGTATGTATAATATTCACGGAAATGAAAAATTGTATCCTTCACCAAAGCGTTATAATAATATTTATGAGTTATCTAGTAAAAAAGTAAAACTACCAAAGACTTATGATTATAGAATAGATAATTTAGCTTGTTACTTAAATATAAATTTAATGTGGAATGTACCTTCAATTCAGTCTTTTAATAGTACTATAAGTGGTTCTCTTTTTGATTTCTATTCTTCAGTAAATGTACCTAGACTTGTTATGACGCAACCACCATATAAATATTATGGTTTGAGGCCATTTTTATCTGTTAAGTATACGGCTGTAACTAAAGGCTATTCTAAATTAAAAATGCTCAGATACTTTGGCAAAATGAAGCTGCCAGATGTTAGCTTATATGAGGAGACACCATATTATTATATATATAAAAATAATGATTTTATACCGTTTGGATATACTTTTGATAAATATATTACTCAAGAAGATTATAACAAAACAAATCCTAATATAAGGCATCTAGAAGTACTTAAAGCTTTGGTACTTAATGATTCTCAGGCAAATCAATATGGAAGTAGTATGTCAAGAATATCAGATAGCGATCTTAATAATGTATCTAAATCTCAGTATAAAAAAGATGTAGAAGATAGAAAAAAAGAAAGCAGCTATTATTTTAAAAGAGATGGCGATGGATTTACATCTAAGATTAAGCTGAAAAAAAGTAATTTAGTTTTCTTTTCAGTGCCTTATGATGAAGATTGGTCAGCACAAGTAAATGGTAAATGGGTAAATGTTGAAAAAGTTGACTCTGGCCTCATGGCGGTTAAGGGTGAAGCCGGAAACAACACTATACATTTTATGTATACAAATAAAGGTCTTAAAATTGGTAAAAGAATAACATTTTTGAGTATAATAATTCTTTTAATCTATGCATGTATTTTAAAATTTTATTATGCTTTCAAAAAGGCAGTGAAAAGTTTTTAA
- a CDS encoding YfhO family protein, producing MTKLNLKNYYVKAFILGILTASIIIIPFIIYGHGILHIVDDFNLQQIPFNIQSNLSIKSGNTGWNWNNDLGSSFIGSYSFYTLGSVFFWISMLFPAYSFPYLIGPLLILKFAVTVLTAFAFMKRFVRNKNYAILGGLLYAFSGFQIINMMFNHFNDVTALFPLLLIALEELVMNDRKVVFAFVVALSALTNFFFFIGEVVFLIIYFFCRLFEVKFRSKMNLKKFLLIIFEGIIGVGMSCILFIPSIIFTLKNPRVHGILKGIDALLYPDLIHYLNIIKAVLMPADIASSRSVFSCSNFNSTEAFIPVFGLILVFTYIWNNKKSWLSIALYVCTIFALVPILNTAFTAFNPLYYSRWFYMFVLLMALASVKALDKRNVVYKKGILYTIVLWLIFIGMIFYARFYKKIRIVYDRKQLAFYIVIAFFAFLITLVLLKLRSRHKDISKVSIMLVMIFAVITGTYNIHGNEKLYPSPGLYNNIYELSKKNVKLPKSNDYRIDDLACYRNINLIWNVSAIDSFNSTVDGCIFDFCSSVNVSRYIQTQPPYEYYGLRPFLSVKYIPVTKGYPKLNRIDDFGKMNLPDVTLYEETPTYYIYENNDFIPFGYTFDKYVTQEDYNKTNPDTRHLEVLKALVLNDSQIKEYGSNMSKITDSDLNNTSKDQYKKDVADRKRESSYYFKRDNGGFTSKIKLKKSNLVFFSVPYDEDWSAQVNGKWVNIEKVDSGLMAVKGEAGNNTIHFMYTNKGFKIGKKITFFSIIILLIYACILKFYYARKKVVTSTILEGKH from the coding sequence ATGACTAAGTTAAATTTAAAAAATTATTATGTGAAAGCATTTATTTTAGGAATCTTAACTGCTTCGATAATTATAATTCCATTCATAATATATGGACATGGAATATTACATATAGTAGACGATTTCAATTTACAGCAGATACCTTTTAATATCCAATCAAATTTGTCAATAAAGAGTGGAAATACCGGATGGAACTGGAATAATGATTTAGGCAGTAGTTTTATAGGCTCATATAGTTTCTATACTCTTGGAAGTGTATTTTTTTGGATTTCAATGTTATTTCCTGCGTATTCTTTTCCATATTTAATAGGACCCCTTTTAATTTTAAAATTTGCAGTTACAGTTTTAACAGCTTTTGCTTTTATGAAAAGATTTGTTAGAAATAAAAATTATGCAATTTTAGGGGGACTTCTTTACGCCTTCTCTGGTTTTCAAATAATAAACATGATGTTTAACCATTTTAATGATGTTACGGCTTTATTTCCACTGCTGCTTATAGCATTAGAAGAACTTGTTATGAATGATAGAAAGGTTGTTTTTGCTTTCGTAGTAGCTTTAAGTGCATTAACAAATTTTTTCTTTTTTATAGGAGAAGTAGTTTTTTTAATTATATATTTCTTTTGCAGACTTTTTGAGGTTAAGTTCAGAAGCAAAATGAATTTAAAAAAGTTTTTATTGATTATTTTTGAAGGTATTATAGGTGTAGGAATGAGCTGCATTTTGTTTATTCCTTCTATTATTTTTACTTTAAAAAATCCTAGAGTTCATGGTATTTTAAAGGGAATAGATGCTTTATTATATCCAGACTTAATCCATTATTTAAATATAATAAAGGCTGTATTAATGCCGGCTGATATAGCATCTTCTAGATCTGTATTTAGTTGTTCAAATTTTAATTCTACAGAAGCTTTCATACCTGTTTTTGGTTTGATACTGGTATTTACATATATATGGAATAATAAAAAGAGCTGGCTTTCTATAGCTTTATATGTTTGTACAATTTTTGCATTAGTACCTATTTTAAATACAGCTTTTACTGCGTTTAATCCACTATATTATAGTAGATGGTTTTATATGTTTGTGTTGTTAATGGCATTAGCTTCTGTAAAGGCTTTAGATAAAAGAAATGTGGTTTATAAAAAGGGGATTTTGTATACAATAGTATTGTGGCTAATATTTATAGGCATGATATTTTATGCAAGATTTTATAAGAAAATTAGAATTGTATACGATAGGAAGCAACTTGCTTTTTACATAGTAATTGCTTTTTTTGCATTTTTAATAACGCTTGTTTTATTGAAGTTAAGAAGTAGGCATAAAGATATTTCTAAAGTATCAATTATGTTGGTTATGATTTTTGCTGTCATTACTGGTACGTATAACATTCACGGAAATGAAAAGTTATATCCTTCACCGGGGCTTTATAATAATATTTATGAATTATCAAAGAAAAATGTAAAGTTGCCAAAATCAAATGATTATAGAATAGATGATTTAGCTTGTTATAGAAATATAAATTTAATATGGAATGTGTCTGCAATTGATTCTTTTAACAGTACAGTAGATGGGTGTATTTTTGACTTCTGTTCTTCTGTAAATGTATCTAGATATATTCAAACTCAACCACCATATGAATATTATGGCTTGAGACCGTTTTTATCTGTGAAGTATATACCTGTAACTAAGGGTTATCCTAAATTAAATAGAATTGATGATTTTGGAAAAATGAATCTTCCAGATGTTACTCTATATGAAGAGACACCAACTTATTATATATATGAAAATAATGATTTCATACCATTTGGATATACTTTTGATAAATATGTTACTCAAGAAGATTATAACAAAACAAATCCTGATACAAGGCACCTAGAAGTACTTAAAGCGTTAGTACTTAATGATAGTCAGATAAAGGAATATGGAAGTAACATGTCAAAAATAACAGATAGCGATCTTAATAATACATCTAAAGATCAGTATAAAAAGGATGTAGCAGATAGAAAAAGAGAAAGTAGTTACTATTTTAAAAGAGATAATGGTGGATTTACATCTAAGATTAAGCTTAAAAAGAGTAATTTAGTTTTCTTTTCAGTGCCTTATGATGAAGATTGGTCAGCACAGGTGAATGGTAAATGGGTAAATATCGAAAAAGTTGATTCTGGACTTATGGCCGTTAAGGGTGAAGCTGGAAACAACACTATACATTTTATGTATACAAATAAAGGTTTTAAAATTGGTAAAAAGATAACATTTTTTAGTATAATAATTCTTTTAATTTATGCATGTATTTTAAAATTTTATTATGCTCGAAAAAAGGTAGTGACCAGTACTATTTTGGAGGGCAAGCATTAA
- a CDS encoding alpha-amylase family glycosyl hydrolase: MERKSLSKKLLASLIGVTLAAYGFVLPTSYEGMLLKNKSVVYADTINNLPSNTKDGTILQAFDWSFDTIKSELPNIKAAGFKTVQVSPVQGTKNGTKDANNWWILYQPTNQAIGNAQLGTYDDFKSLCSEAKQYGISIIVDVVMNHMANNGQADQLYDYIDPDFKDQALYHHNGQCSSPSDYTDRWKMTQCGTGEPDLNTQSPEVQRRAIRFLNQCVDAGASGFRFDSAKHIETNKGLDANKPWSGNYWDNVLGSLHNKSNEYICGEVLQDTNCNIDAYESFMDVTASSYGWNLRKAIHDDHNLGEVSTMDMGGLDPSKVVDFVETHDNYEHGESKLSDDQVKLGWGIIAGRAKSVPMFFDRPGAFIGAEGDNLWKNDDIKIVNKFHNAMTGQSEYLRVANNNQVMLIDRGNKGTVIVNIGGDTYINSATNLANGNYGNQGTANASFNVSNGMITGNLPGNSVIVLSSINLNNNNTSVVTCNPTAPVAGSTATITYDASGRNLQGSSNVTLHWGYDGWKGITNTTMKSIGYNKWQATIVVTSEALDKLNMCLTNGKLWDNNNSSNWNLQVR, from the coding sequence ATGGAAAGGAAAAGCTTATCAAAAAAATTATTGGCTAGTTTAATTGGAGTTACTTTAGCTGCTTATGGTTTTGTTTTGCCAACTTCTTATGAGGGTATGTTATTAAAAAACAAATCAGTAGTATATGCTGATACTATTAATAATTTACCTAGTAATACAAAGGATGGTACTATACTTCAAGCTTTTGATTGGTCTTTTGATACTATAAAGAGTGAATTACCTAATATTAAAGCAGCAGGTTTTAAAACTGTTCAAGTGTCGCCTGTTCAGGGTACAAAAAATGGAACTAAGGATGCAAATAATTGGTGGATTTTATATCAGCCTACAAATCAAGCTATAGGTAATGCCCAGCTTGGAACTTATGATGATTTCAAATCACTTTGCAGTGAGGCAAAACAATATGGTATATCCATAATAGTTGATGTTGTAATGAACCATATGGCAAACAATGGGCAGGCAGATCAGCTTTATGATTATATAGATCCTGATTTTAAAGATCAAGCTCTTTATCATCATAATGGACAATGTAGCAGTCCTAGCGATTATACTGACAGATGGAAAATGACTCAATGTGGAACAGGTGAACCAGATTTAAATACTCAAAGTCCTGAGGTTCAAAGGAGGGCAATTAGATTTCTAAATCAATGTGTAGATGCTGGTGCTAGTGGTTTTCGTTTTGATTCTGCTAAGCATATTGAAACTAACAAAGGATTAGATGCTAATAAGCCATGGTCGGGTAATTACTGGGACAATGTTTTAGGAAGCTTGCACAATAAGTCAAACGAATATATTTGTGGAGAAGTGCTTCAGGATACAAACTGCAATATTGATGCTTATGAAAGCTTCATGGATGTTACTGCCAGTTCTTATGGCTGGAATCTTAGAAAGGCTATACATGATGATCATAATTTGGGAGAAGTAAGTACTATGGATATGGGAGGACTCGATCCATCTAAAGTAGTAGATTTTGTTGAAACTCATGATAATTATGAGCATGGTGAAAGTAAGCTTTCCGATGATCAGGTAAAACTCGGCTGGGGTATAATAGCGGGAAGAGCAAAATCTGTACCAATGTTCTTTGATAGACCTGGAGCTTTCATAGGAGCTGAGGGAGATAATTTATGGAAAAATGATGATATTAAAATAGTAAATAAGTTTCATAATGCAATGACTGGACAGAGTGAATATTTAAGAGTAGCAAACAATAATCAAGTAATGTTAATAGACCGTGGAAATAAGGGTACTGTTATTGTTAATATAGGGGGAGATACTTATATTAACTCTGCTACGAATTTAGCGAACGGTAATTATGGAAATCAAGGAACAGCAAATGCTTCATTTAACGTTTCGAATGGAATGATAACAGGAAATTTACCCGGAAATTCAGTTATTGTATTATCTAGCATCAATCTTAATAACAATAATACTAGTGTAGTAACTTGTAATCCCACAGCTCCAGTAGCAGGTAGCACTGCCACAATTACTTATGATGCTTCAGGAAGAAACCTTCAAGGTTCATCTAATGTTACTTTACATTGGGGATATGATGGTTGGAAAGGCATTACTAATACTACAATGAAATCAATAGGATATAATAAATGGCAGGCAACTATAGTGGTTACATCTGAAGCATTGGATAAATTAAATATGTGCCTTACAAATGGAAAGCTTTGGGATAATAATAATAGTAGCAACTGGAATCTGCAAGTAAGATAG
- a CDS encoding YvrJ family protein, whose product MNGSDIITLIGNVGFPIAVSIYLLVRIEGKMEALTNSINNLTNTIVNSNTKNK is encoded by the coding sequence ATGAATGGAAGTGATATAATCACACTGATTGGTAATGTTGGTTTTCCAATAGCCGTATCTATATACCTTTTAGTTAGAATAGAAGGAAAAATGGAAGCTCTTACAAATTCCATCAATAATCTTACAAACACCATTGTAAATTCAAACACCAAAAATAAATAA
- a CDS encoding sigma-70 family RNA polymerase sigma factor codes for MSYHYNTNLNSLVLKAKSGNKESLCEILNSFKPFIKNFCKNIYIKNFDLIDLYEECCLSIILSVKKCDIKKFNFTAYTICSIKNNIFYKIRTYSKSNKEMSLDNKVSFDEDFTFLDILKDNSNSFSSLSLHFAVNSLTATERDLIKNIFFLGYSSLEYSKQSEINYRTCLRRRKKALKKLKNKLINKDG; via the coding sequence ATGTCTTATCATTACAATACAAATCTTAACTCTCTTGTACTTAAAGCTAAGTCTGGCAATAAAGAATCCCTTTGTGAAATTTTAAATAGCTTCAAACCTTTCATAAAAAATTTCTGCAAAAATATTTATATAAAAAACTTTGATCTGATAGATTTATATGAGGAATGCTGTCTTTCAATAATCTTATCAGTAAAAAAATGTGATATCAAAAAATTTAATTTCACAGCCTACACCATATGTTCCATTAAAAACAACATATTTTATAAGATAAGAACCTATTCAAAATCAAATAAAGAAATGAGCCTCGACAATAAAGTTTCCTTTGATGAGGATTTCACATTCCTAGACATTTTAAAGGATAATTCAAATTCCTTTAGTAGCCTTTCTCTTCATTTTGCAGTAAACTCTTTAACTGCTACTGAAAGAGATCTTATAAAAAACATTTTCTTTTTAGGCTATTCCTCCCTTGAATATTCCAAGCAATCTGAAATAAACTACAGAACTTGCCTTAGAAGGAGGAAAAAAGCTCTTAAAAAACTAAAAAATAAACTCATAAATAAGGATGGGTGA
- a CDS encoding DUF1659 domain-containing protein — protein sequence MAATSTIYKRQLTLNYDGVNSKGKQIVKSIKFKNVDPAASLDNIYAIGSEIAKLLSVTVSEITTVDNSKITA from the coding sequence ATGGCTGCAACTTCAACTATTTACAAAAGACAATTAACCCTAAATTACGATGGAGTAAATTCCAAAGGCAAACAGATAGTAAAAAGCATAAAATTTAAGAATGTAGATCCTGCTGCAAGTCTTGACAACATATATGCCATTGGAAGCGAAATCGCAAAGCTTCTATCTGTAACTGTCTCTGAAATCACAACTGTAGATAATTCTAAAATAACTGCTTAA
- a CDS encoding DUF2922 domain-containing protein, translating to MSKTLKLKFSNESGKSLSMNVPYIGDKVTADEVKTLGTDIISKGVFTVNGEALKKLSSAAIVDTEKTDMLQ from the coding sequence ATGTCAAAAACACTTAAATTAAAATTTTCAAATGAATCTGGAAAAAGCTTAAGTATGAATGTCCCTTATATAGGTGACAAAGTTACCGCAGATGAAGTTAAAACCTTAGGAACAGACATAATTTCAAAAGGGGTTTTTACAGTAAACGGAGAAGCCTTAAAAAAACTTTCTTCAGCTGCAATAGTAGATACTGAAAAAACTGATATGCTTCAGTAA